Part of the Acidobacteriota bacterium genome, CAAGACGGCGATTCTCAACTCCTACGTCTTCCAGTTCGACTCGCCGCGCAAGATCCTCAACCAGCAGCTCATCTACGAGTACTACGGCTACCCCCTGGACCGTACCGAGCGCTATCGCCAGGCGATCGAGAAGGTGACCATCGAGCAGGTCCGCGAGGCGGCGGCGAAGCACATCCGACCGGACGAGATGGCGATCATCGTGGTGGGTCCCTCGGAGGGACGCGACAAGCCCCTCGAGACCTACGGTGAGGTCACCGCCCTCGACATCACCATTCCGGAGCCGGCGGCGGACAAGGCCGAGGCGACGGAGGAGGGTGTCGCCAAGGCCGCCGCCCTGCTCGAGAAGGCCGTCGAAGCGATGGGCGGTGCCAGTGCCGTCGACGGTGTCGAGACCCTCGAGGCCGCCGGTACCCTGGTGCAGGTGACGCCGGCCGGCGAGTTCGAGGTCGGCTTCAAGGCGATCTTCGACTACCCGAACCGCTACCGCCAGGAGGCCATCCTGCCGGTCGGCAAGATGGCCGTCGTGCTGAATGGCGACAAGGGTTTCTCGGAAACCCCCCAGGGAGTGCTCGACCTCGCCGGGCCGCAGCTCGCGCAGATGAAGTCCTCCCTCGCCCGCAACACTCTGACCCTGCTGCAGAAGCGCACCGCGGACGGCTTCCAGGCGGTCGCCCTGGGCGCTGACCAGCACGCCGGCACGGCAGTCGAGAAGGTGCAGATCGAATCCGATGGCACGGTGACGACGCTGCACATCGATCCCGCGAACGGTCGCATCGTCGGCGCTGCCTACCGCGGCAACGGCCCGGGCGGTGCTCCCGGTGAAGTCGTCAAGACCTACAGCGACTTCCGCTCGGCCGGCGCACTCACCATGCCCTGGAAGTCGGTCGACGCCTTCGACGGCAAGGTCTCCGCCACCGTCACCATGGAGAGCGTCGAGGTCAATGGCGAGGTCGACCCCGTGCTCTTCGAGCGCCCCGCCGGTCGCGACGGCTAGATCGGCCTTCCTGCGACAGGCTTCGGGGGCCCGCTTCGGCGGGCCCCTTGTGTTTCATGGCACCTGGCCCGATCCCGTCCTCCGGGAGCAAGCCGGAGGCGATCCATCAGCTCGACTTTCGCCCATCGAAGCCGGTACACTCCTTCCACAACATCGCGATCGAACCCGCGTCTCACGAGCCCCATGACCCACCTCCGGGAGGGTCCGCCGAGTGTCCCGTCCGCTCTGCCCTCAGCAGGTCGAGCCGTCGCCACCGCGTTTTCATTGATCGAGGACATCATCATGGCCGAAGCCCTTGCCGCGTCGCCCCCCGAACCGGTCGAGGAGAACCGGTTGGGCCTTCTCTACGGCTGCTCCGCTCCGATGCGCAGCGTCTTCGAGAAGATTGCGCGGGTGGCACCGACCAGGGCCATCGTCTTCCTCACTGGCGACAGCGGAACCGGCAAGGACCTCGCCGCTCAGACCATCCACCTGCTCAGCCAGCGGGCCGGCGGCACCTTCCTGCCGCTGTCCTGCGGCGCCCTCTCGCCGGCGCTCATCGAGAGCGAGCTCTTCGGCCACGAGGTGGGCGGCTTTCCCAGCGCCAGCCGACTGCACAAAGGCCACTTCGAGCGCGCCGATGGGGGCACCCTGCTGCTCGACGAAATCACCGAAATGCCGATCGAGCTGCAGTCGAAGCTGCTGCGCGTTCTCGAAACCGGCACTTTGCTCCGCATCGGAGGCGACCAGCCGGTCGAGGTCGACACGCGAGTCATCGCCACCACCTCGCAAACGCCCAAAGGAGCCGTCGAGTCGGGACACCTGCGGCAGGACCTGAGCTATCGCCTGTCGGTGTTCCCGATCCACATGCCGCCGCTGCGCGAGCGCGGTGAGGACATTTCCTTGCTGGCGGAGCTCTTCCTGGCCCGTCTCAATCGTCAAACCGGCAGCGAGAAATACTTCAGCGCCGAATCGATCGCCGTCCTCGAGGGTCACGAGTGGCCCGGGAACGTCCGCGAGCTCGAGAACGTCGTGCATCGAGCCCACATCCTCTCCGACCACGCCGAGATCGACCCCCGCTGCCTGCCGGAAGAAATCGGTGGCCGGGCTCACTCCGGACGCTCCCTCCACTTCCGCCTCGGGTCCTCGATCGCGGACGTCGAGCGTGAGCTGATCCTGGCCACCCTCGATTACTTCGACGGCAACAAGCGCAAGACCGCGGATGTCCTGGGAGTCAGCCTCAAGACGCTCTACAACCGGTTGAACGCCTACCGCCGGGAAGAGGAAGAGGAGAACCAGTAGGCCACCCCGGGGGGCTTCACAACCGGGTGGTATACTCCCCGCCTTCGTTGGTCCGCTACACGTATGAAGATGCGACCACGGCGTTCCCGCACACGCCAATCGAACGCCGATTCCTTTGATTTTGTTGGGGATTAGGTTAAGAAACTTGCCTGCCAAAGGGAGATTGAGACAATGAAAAAGATCTTGAGCACGCTCACGATTTTCGCCCTGGTTTTCGCCGCGACGGCCCTCGTCGGCTGCAGCCCGGAAGCCCGTGACCACGCCTCCGATGCGGCCGACAGTGCCGCCGATGCGGTGAAGGAAGACGTCGGTAACGCCATCGAAACGGTCGAGGAAGGCGTCGACGAGATGGGCGAGGCTGCCAACGACGCCATCGATGCCGCCGGCGAAGCGATCGA contains:
- a CDS encoding sigma-54 dependent transcriptional regulator → MAEALAASPPEPVEENRLGLLYGCSAPMRSVFEKIARVAPTRAIVFLTGDSGTGKDLAAQTIHLLSQRAGGTFLPLSCGALSPALIESELFGHEVGGFPSASRLHKGHFERADGGTLLLDEITEMPIELQSKLLRVLETGTLLRIGGDQPVEVDTRVIATTSQTPKGAVESGHLRQDLSYRLSVFPIHMPPLRERGEDISLLAELFLARLNRQTGSEKYFSAESIAVLEGHEWPGNVRELENVVHRAHILSDHAEIDPRCLPEEIGGRAHSGRSLHFRLGSSIADVERELILATLDYFDGNKRKTADVLGVSLKTLYNRLNAYRREEEEENQ